One Gordonia mangrovi genomic region harbors:
- a CDS encoding TetR/AcrR family transcriptional regulator has protein sequence MAPRSSTVTGSTRRDELLATAGRMFAENGLRSTTVRDIADAAGILSGSLYHHFDSKESMVDEILRGFLDDLFARYREIAAAGLSAADTLRGLVVASFESIDAQRNAVAIYQDEAKRLAAQERFGYIGELNTEFRQLWHAVLRRGVDDGEFRADLDVELAYRFLRDTVWVAVRWYRPGGALSADDIAGQYLSIVLDGILPR, from the coding sequence ATGGCCCCACGCAGCAGTACCGTCACCGGTTCCACCAGGCGTGACGAACTGCTGGCCACAGCGGGCCGGATGTTCGCCGAGAACGGTCTGCGCTCCACCACGGTGCGCGACATCGCCGACGCCGCCGGCATTCTGTCCGGAAGTCTCTATCACCACTTCGACTCCAAGGAGTCGATGGTCGATGAGATCCTGCGGGGCTTCCTCGACGATCTGTTCGCGCGCTACCGGGAGATCGCCGCGGCCGGTCTCAGCGCCGCGGACACCCTGCGCGGTCTCGTGGTCGCCTCGTTCGAGTCGATCGACGCGCAGCGCAACGCTGTCGCCATCTATCAGGACGAGGCGAAACGTCTTGCGGCACAGGAACGTTTCGGCTACATCGGCGAGCTGAACACCGAGTTCCGCCAGTTGTGGCATGCGGTGTTGCGGCGCGGTGTCGACGACGGCGAGTTCCGTGCCGATCTCGACGTCGAGTTGGCCTACCGCTTCCTGCGGGACACCGTCTGGGTGGCGGTGCGCTGGTATCGCCCGGGGGGTGCGCTCTCGGCCGACGACATCGCCGGGCAGTATCTGTCGATCGTGCTCGACGGGATACTGCCGCGCTGA
- a CDS encoding aldehyde dehydrogenase family protein, which yields MTKPAEVQTAVGDRVSSEAHTMTELLEIQRAAFLRDGIPDAKTRIDRITRLSSLLLDNSEEIAEALEADFGSRPRELSMATDIVGCMIDLTHQRRHAEKWMKEVNVAKGQGLAGFKQRLRHDPLGVVGIMGPWNFPLNLTFVPAGSAFAAGNRVLMRPSSITARTTDVIAKHAPDYFSIEELAVITSKHGSGSDFAKLKVDHMFFTGSPEVGSSVAQEAAKNLVPVTLELGGKNPAVVDPDADIDKAAKFLADARMVNGGQVCLCPDYVFVPEAKVGEFTDKVVARWKEKFPTIRSNTEYTSTINEKNFSRIVGLIDDAVALGATKHQVIPAGESLPDAEARKIPPTLLTGVKAGMKIEEDEVFGPVLTVYPYRDLSEAISHISSHPHPLTMYWSGDDNANYKKLIDGTRSGSVNANDFATHLFSLELPFGGVGKSGMGAYHGRTGFETFSHARAVTVSTLPLSIAEMMSPPFTNRDKKMTNGQLKMWARFNNKAIKKNKKR from the coding sequence ATGACCAAACCAGCAGAGGTGCAGACCGCGGTCGGGGACCGCGTGTCGTCGGAAGCCCACACGATGACCGAGCTGCTGGAGATCCAGCGGGCCGCGTTCCTGCGCGACGGCATCCCGGACGCCAAGACTCGCATCGACCGCATCACCCGGCTCTCGTCGCTGCTGCTCGACAACTCCGAGGAGATCGCCGAGGCCCTCGAGGCCGACTTCGGTTCCCGTCCGCGTGAGCTGTCGATGGCCACCGACATCGTCGGCTGCATGATCGACCTCACCCACCAGCGGCGGCACGCCGAAAAATGGATGAAGGAGGTCAACGTCGCCAAGGGGCAGGGGCTGGCCGGTTTCAAGCAGCGGCTGCGTCACGACCCGCTCGGCGTCGTCGGCATCATGGGCCCGTGGAACTTCCCGCTCAACCTGACGTTCGTGCCGGCCGGCTCGGCGTTCGCCGCCGGCAACCGGGTGCTGATGCGTCCGTCGTCGATCACCGCGCGTACCACCGACGTCATCGCCAAGCACGCTCCCGACTATTTCTCCATCGAAGAACTCGCCGTCATCACCAGCAAGCACGGCTCCGGCTCGGATTTCGCCAAGCTCAAGGTCGACCACATGTTCTTCACCGGTTCGCCCGAGGTGGGCTCGTCGGTGGCGCAGGAAGCGGCCAAGAACCTGGTCCCCGTCACCCTCGAACTGGGCGGCAAGAATCCCGCGGTGGTGGACCCCGACGCCGACATCGACAAGGCGGCCAAGTTCCTGGCCGATGCGCGCATGGTCAACGGTGGCCAGGTCTGCCTGTGCCCCGACTACGTGTTCGTGCCGGAGGCCAAGGTCGGTGAGTTCACCGACAAGGTGGTCGCGCGGTGGAAGGAGAAGTTCCCGACGATCCGCTCGAACACCGAGTACACCTCGACGATCAACGAGAAGAACTTCTCCCGCATCGTCGGCCTGATCGACGATGCCGTGGCGCTCGGCGCGACCAAGCATCAGGTGATCCCGGCCGGCGAGTCGTTGCCGGATGCCGAGGCGCGCAAGATCCCGCCGACGCTGCTGACCGGGGTCAAGGCCGGCATGAAGATCGAGGAGGACGAGGTCTTCGGTCCGGTCCTGACCGTCTACCCGTACCGGGATCTGTCCGAGGCGATCAGCCACATCAGCAGCCACCCGCATCCGCTGACCATGTACTGGTCCGGCGACGACAACGCGAACTACAAGAAACTGATCGACGGCACCCGCAGCGGTTCGGTCAACGCCAACGACTTCGCCACGCACCTGTTCAGCCTCGAGCTGCCGTTCGGCGGTGTCGGCAAGAGCGGTATGGGTGCCTACCACGGCCGCACCGGCTTCGAGACGTTCAGCCACGCACGTGCGGTGACGGTCTCGACGCTGCCGCTGTCGATCGCCGAGATGATGTCGCCGCCGTTCACCAACCGCGACAAGAAGATGACCAACGGTCAGCTCAAGATGTGGGCGCGCTTCAACAACAAGGCGATCAAGAAGAACAAGAAGCGCTGA
- a CDS encoding acetyl-CoA C-acetyltransferase — protein sequence MSTPQAYIVDAVRTPVGKRNGSLAKTHSADLGAHVLSGLIDRTGIDPNVVDDVVFGCVDAIGPQAGNIARTAWLAAGLPLAIPGTTVDRQCGSSQQAIHFAAQGVMSGTQDVVVAGGVQNMSAIPISQAMIAGRDLGFTTPTAESAGWRERFGDAEISQFHGADMMATKWDITREDMERWALQSHERARAAIAAGHFDNENVPLGDCIVDECPRETSMEKMAGLSPLADGSRLTAAVSSQISDGASATLVVSERALEEYGLTPRARIHHMSVRGDDPVMMLSAPIPATAYALAKTGLSIDDIDVVEINEAFASVVLSWIKETGADPAKVNPNGGAIALGHPLGATGAKLFATLLNELERSGGRYGLQTMCEGGGTANVTIIERL from the coding sequence ATGAGCACACCCCAGGCCTACATCGTCGACGCCGTCCGGACCCCGGTCGGCAAGCGCAACGGGTCGCTCGCCAAAACCCACTCGGCCGACCTCGGCGCCCACGTCCTCAGCGGGTTGATCGATCGGACGGGTATCGACCCGAACGTCGTCGACGACGTGGTGTTCGGGTGTGTCGACGCCATCGGCCCGCAGGCCGGCAACATCGCGCGCACCGCGTGGCTGGCCGCGGGACTGCCGCTGGCCATCCCGGGCACCACCGTCGACCGGCAGTGCGGATCATCGCAGCAGGCCATCCATTTCGCCGCGCAGGGCGTGATGAGTGGCACCCAGGACGTCGTCGTCGCCGGTGGCGTACAGAACATGAGCGCCATCCCGATCTCGCAGGCGATGATCGCCGGGCGAGACCTCGGCTTCACCACCCCCACCGCGGAATCCGCCGGATGGCGGGAACGCTTCGGCGACGCCGAGATCTCCCAATTCCACGGTGCGGACATGATGGCCACCAAGTGGGACATCACCCGGGAGGACATGGAGCGCTGGGCGCTGCAATCGCACGAGCGGGCCCGCGCGGCGATCGCGGCCGGACACTTCGACAACGAGAACGTCCCGCTCGGCGACTGCATCGTCGACGAATGCCCACGCGAGACGTCGATGGAGAAGATGGCCGGGCTGTCGCCGCTGGCGGATGGGTCGCGGCTGACGGCAGCGGTGTCGTCGCAGATCTCCGACGGCGCCTCGGCGACGTTGGTCGTCTCGGAAAGGGCACTCGAGGAGTACGGACTCACCCCACGCGCCCGCATCCACCACATGTCGGTACGCGGCGACGACCCGGTGATGATGCTGTCTGCGCCGATCCCGGCGACGGCGTACGCGCTGGCGAAAACGGGCTTGTCGATCGACGACATCGATGTCGTCGAGATCAACGAGGCCTTCGCGTCCGTCGTGCTGTCGTGGATCAAGGAGACCGGCGCCGATCCCGCCAAGGTCAACCCGAACGGTGGGGCAATCGCGCTCGGGCATCCGCTCGGCGCGACCGGGGCCAAGCTGTTCGCGACCCTGCTCAACGAACTCGAACGTTCCGGTGGACGGTACGGCCTGCAGACGATGTGCGAGGGCGGCGGTACCGCGAACGTCACCATCATCGAGCGGCTCTAG
- a CDS encoding SDR family oxidoreductase, with protein sequence MTTRTPVDVRTDTDSTQRSPLADPPAETPGHGLLLGRKVVVTAAAGTGIGFATARRALMEGADVVISDWHERRLGEARDALAAEFTDQTVGLIACNVQESAQVDALIDSAASELGRIDVLVNNAGLGGETPVADMTDEEWDRVLDITLNGTFRATRAALRYFRGVEHGGVIVNNASVLGWRAQRGQAHYAAAKAGVMALTRCSAVEAADVGVRINAIAPSIAKHPFLAKVTSDDLLDELASREAYGRAAEVWEVAATIAMLASDYTTYLTGEVVSISSQRA encoded by the coding sequence GTGACCACCAGAACGCCCGTCGATGTGCGCACCGACACGGACAGCACGCAGCGTTCGCCGCTGGCCGACCCGCCCGCCGAAACCCCCGGGCACGGTCTGCTGCTCGGCCGCAAGGTGGTGGTGACCGCCGCCGCCGGGACGGGAATCGGCTTCGCCACCGCGCGTCGGGCGCTGATGGAGGGCGCCGACGTGGTGATCAGCGACTGGCACGAACGACGACTCGGCGAGGCACGCGACGCGCTCGCCGCGGAATTCACCGATCAGACCGTCGGACTGATCGCCTGCAACGTGCAGGAGTCCGCCCAGGTGGACGCGTTGATCGACTCGGCGGCAAGCGAACTCGGACGCATCGACGTGCTGGTCAACAACGCCGGACTCGGCGGCGAGACCCCGGTGGCCGACATGACCGACGAGGAATGGGACCGCGTCCTCGACATCACCCTCAACGGCACCTTCCGCGCCACCCGTGCCGCGCTGCGCTACTTCCGCGGCGTCGAACACGGGGGAGTGATCGTCAACAACGCGTCGGTCCTCGGCTGGCGAGCTCAGCGTGGACAGGCGCACTACGCGGCCGCGAAGGCCGGCGTCATGGCATTGACCCGGTGTTCGGCCGTGGAGGCCGCCGACGTCGGCGTCCGCATCAACGCCATCGCACCGTCGATCGCCAAGCACCCGTTCCTGGCGAAGGTGACCAGCGACGATCTGCTCGACGAACTGGCCTCCCGCGAGGCCTACGGCCGGGCGGCCGAGGTCTGGGAGGTGGCGGCCACCATCGCCATGCTCGCCAGCGACTACACCACCTATCTCACCGGCGAGGTCGTCTCGATCTCCAGCCAGCGTGCCTGA
- a CDS encoding acyl-CoA dehydrogenase family protein: protein MTSINLADRAVDLGEWARTVPDADDQFARAVREWLDENLVGEFADLTGRGGPGSEHEFFDQRLAWDRHLARAGWTCLGWPVRYGGRGATLEQRIIFHQEYARANAPARVNHLGEELLGPTLIEYGTEEQKQRFLPGIVDVTELWAQGYSEPGAGSDLAGVSTTAALDDAGERWILNGQKVWTSLAHVAQWCFVIARTEKGSSRHHGLSFLLVPIEQPGVTVRPIQQLTGTSEFNEVFFDDAVTDADLIVGEPGDGWTVAMGLLQFERGVSTLGQQVGFEREWRNLAEIARGNGAVHNPEIASRLTRAWIGLTVMRANAQRTLAGDIVSGTAAASVSKLLWANWHRDLGELAMAIVGAPSLVGPTHTAEGAANDITDPDRVELDEWQRLFLFTRADTIYGGSNEVQRNIIAERVLGLPREARQ from the coding sequence ATGACCTCGATCAATCTGGCCGACCGGGCGGTCGACCTCGGCGAATGGGCACGAACTGTCCCGGATGCCGACGACCAGTTCGCCCGCGCCGTACGGGAATGGCTCGATGAGAACCTGGTCGGGGAGTTCGCGGATCTCACGGGGCGCGGCGGTCCGGGCAGTGAGCACGAGTTCTTCGACCAACGGCTGGCCTGGGATCGTCATCTCGCCCGCGCCGGGTGGACCTGTCTCGGCTGGCCCGTCCGCTATGGCGGCCGCGGCGCGACGTTGGAGCAGCGGATCATCTTCCATCAGGAGTATGCGCGGGCGAACGCGCCCGCCCGGGTCAACCATCTGGGCGAGGAACTGCTTGGTCCGACGTTGATCGAGTACGGCACCGAGGAGCAGAAACAGCGTTTTCTGCCGGGCATCGTCGACGTCACGGAGTTGTGGGCGCAGGGTTATTCCGAACCCGGCGCCGGATCGGATCTCGCCGGGGTGTCGACCACCGCTGCGCTCGACGACGCCGGCGAGCGGTGGATCCTCAACGGGCAGAAGGTCTGGACGTCGCTGGCCCACGTCGCGCAGTGGTGCTTTGTGATCGCCCGGACCGAGAAGGGCTCCAGCAGACACCATGGACTGAGCTTCTTGCTGGTGCCCATCGAGCAACCGGGCGTCACGGTGCGCCCGATCCAGCAGCTCACCGGCACATCGGAATTCAACGAGGTGTTCTTCGACGATGCGGTCACCGACGCCGACCTCATCGTCGGGGAACCCGGTGACGGGTGGACGGTCGCGATGGGGTTGCTGCAGTTCGAGCGCGGTGTCTCCACGCTCGGACAGCAGGTCGGCTTCGAACGGGAATGGCGCAATCTCGCCGAGATCGCGCGGGGTAACGGCGCCGTGCACAATCCGGAGATCGCCTCACGACTGACCCGGGCCTGGATCGGGCTGACCGTGATGCGCGCCAACGCCCAACGCACGCTCGCCGGCGACATCGTCTCCGGAACAGCCGCCGCCTCGGTGTCGAAGTTGTTGTGGGCCAACTGGCATCGCGATCTCGGCGAGCTGGCGATGGCGATCGTCGGCGCGCCGTCACTCGTCGGCCCCACGCACACCGCCGAAGGCGCCGCCAACGACATCACCGATCCCGACCGCGTCGAACTCGACGAATGGCAACGGCTGTTCCTCTTCACCCGCGCCGACACCATCTACGGCGGCTCGAACGAGGTGCAGCGCAACATCATCGCCGAGCGCGTGCTCGGCCTACCGCGGGAGGCCCGACAGTGA
- a CDS encoding FadD3 family acyl-CoA ligase produces MEAILTTPAALRRAEQTWPQRTAIVDDQWTSSDTPHIEMTWSQLAEEVRTFAGALVASGVSAGDRVALWAPNSYHWPIAALGVQYAGATLVPLNTRYTAGEAIEIIDRSAARAVIVSGEFLGGDHLTDLMRDHRAAMPATVVGVMLDASSPVPDGAVAWTDFVGRATESSLAEAERRADSVAPDDISDILFTSGTTGKSKGVLAEHQQTLAGAHAWGANGKLSPHDRYLMVNPYFHTFGYKAGILPCTLFGTTMLPLAVYSPTEAMKLAEAQRATVFPGAPTIFQTILDDPDRAERDLSSLRLVVTGAAIVPVVLIERLQSDLGVDTVITAYGLTEASGFVSTCTPDDDDQTVANTCGRAFDGMEITLSEQGEVLARGTMVMRGYLDDPAATKETIDDDGWLHTGDIGTIDERGNLKITDRLKDMYICGGFNVYPAEIEQTLARLDGVTESAVIGVPDERLGEVGRAYLTVRDGTALDEAAVIDHAKQHLANFKVPRSVVFVDAFPRNAAGKILKRELTARS; encoded by the coding sequence ATGGAGGCGATCCTGACGACCCCTGCTGCCCTGCGCAGGGCGGAACAGACCTGGCCACAACGCACCGCCATCGTCGACGACCAGTGGACTTCGTCGGACACCCCGCACATCGAGATGACCTGGTCACAGCTCGCCGAGGAGGTCCGCACCTTCGCGGGTGCGCTCGTCGCATCGGGTGTGAGCGCGGGCGACCGCGTCGCGCTCTGGGCACCCAACAGCTACCACTGGCCGATCGCCGCACTCGGTGTGCAGTATGCGGGCGCGACCCTGGTCCCGCTGAACACCCGCTACACCGCCGGCGAGGCGATCGAGATCATCGATCGTTCCGCGGCTCGGGCGGTGATCGTGTCCGGGGAGTTCCTGGGTGGCGATCACCTGACCGACCTCATGCGCGATCACCGCGCCGCGATGCCCGCCACCGTGGTCGGGGTGATGCTCGACGCGTCGTCACCGGTACCCGACGGCGCCGTGGCATGGACCGACTTCGTGGGCCGCGCCACCGAGAGCTCGCTGGCCGAGGCCGAACGCCGGGCCGACTCCGTGGCCCCCGACGACATCTCCGACATCCTGTTCACCTCGGGCACCACCGGGAAGTCGAAAGGCGTACTGGCCGAACATCAACAGACCCTCGCCGGCGCGCACGCGTGGGGCGCCAACGGGAAACTCTCCCCGCACGACCGCTATCTGATGGTCAACCCGTACTTCCACACCTTCGGCTACAAGGCCGGCATCCTGCCGTGCACGCTGTTCGGTACCACCATGCTCCCGCTCGCGGTGTACTCACCGACCGAGGCCATGAAGCTCGCCGAAGCTCAGCGCGCCACCGTCTTCCCGGGTGCACCCACCATCTTCCAGACCATCCTCGACGACCCGGACCGCGCCGAACGTGACCTGTCGTCGCTGCGCCTGGTGGTGACCGGCGCCGCGATCGTGCCGGTCGTCCTCATCGAGCGACTACAGAGCGACCTGGGTGTCGACACGGTGATCACCGCATACGGTTTGACCGAGGCGAGCGGTTTCGTCTCCACCTGCACGCCCGACGACGACGATCAGACCGTCGCGAACACCTGCGGCCGGGCGTTCGACGGGATGGAGATCACGCTCTCCGAACAGGGTGAGGTGCTGGCCCGCGGGACGATGGTGATGCGCGGCTACCTCGACGACCCGGCTGCCACCAAGGAGACCATCGACGACGACGGCTGGCTGCACACCGGCGACATCGGCACCATCGACGAGCGCGGGAACCTCAAGATCACCGACCGACTCAAGGACATGTACATCTGCGGCGGTTTCAACGTCTATCCGGCGGAGATCGAGCAGACCCTGGCGCGACTCGATGGTGTCACCGAGTCGGCGGTGATCGGCGTGCCCGACGAGCGCCTGGGTGAGGTGGGCCGGGCCTACCTCACCGTGCGCGACGGCACGGCGCTCGACGAGGCCGCGGTGATCGACCACGCCAAACAACACCTCGCGAACTTCAAGGTGCCGCGGTCGGTGGTGTTCGTCGACGCGTTCCCGCGCAACGCCGCCGGCAAGATCCTCAAACGGGAACTCACCGCTCGCTCCTGA